A stretch of Solidesulfovibrio sp. DNA encodes these proteins:
- a CDS encoding FAD/NAD(P)-binding oxidoreductase, which yields MRYVVVGLHAAGRSACLWLRKVDKTAEVIGLDPSPLPIYSRPLISYVLAGEMTSRDMVVAGDGFWQERGITVLGDRAVALDPARGGLQLASGRSLAYDRLLLACGARPRPVNLEGPMAEQVCFFRGRRDLERILGRVRPGGAAAVLGGGLVGFKLTMGFLKRGMRVALIVTSPRPLSLNVDAHVGNWVGERLKNTPGVTLLTSTSVRRVEAGSAAALRLDLDTGQSLEVDIVAAGKGVIPETGWLSGSGLECDYGVVADQFLRTEDERVYVAGDLAQAPDLIHGDRRVNAIWPVAVEQGRVAALNMAGIKATYGGSMAMNAIPVFGSKMISVGVVNPSLTKGCDEITTQGAGSGYLKLVFREERLIGAVGLDAPPRLGELAFAIRRRLRRRDIPSWWLDNPKQAAPLAAPGGFLARNARLT from the coding sequence ATGCGTTATGTTGTCGTCGGACTGCACGCGGCGGGCCGCAGCGCCTGCCTGTGGCTGCGCAAAGTGGACAAAACCGCCGAGGTCATTGGCCTCGATCCCTCCCCGCTGCCGATCTACTCCCGGCCGCTGATCAGCTATGTTTTGGCCGGTGAAATGACGTCACGGGACATGGTGGTGGCCGGTGACGGATTTTGGCAGGAACGGGGGATCACCGTATTGGGGGACCGTGCCGTGGCCCTCGATCCCGCGCGGGGGGGCCTGCAACTGGCCTCGGGACGGTCCCTGGCCTACGACCGGCTGCTTTTGGCCTGCGGCGCGCGGCCGCGGCCGGTCAATCTCGAAGGCCCCATGGCCGAACAGGTTTGTTTTTTCCGGGGCCGGCGCGACCTGGAACGAATCCTGGGCCGCGTCAGGCCCGGCGGCGCGGCCGCCGTGCTCGGCGGCGGCCTGGTGGGCTTCAAGCTGACCATGGGCTTTCTCAAACGCGGCATGCGCGTGGCCCTGATCGTGACCTCGCCGCGCCCCCTTTCCCTCAATGTCGATGCCCATGTCGGCAACTGGGTGGGAGAGCGGCTCAAGAACACGCCGGGCGTGACCCTCTTGACGTCCACTTCGGTGCGGCGCGTGGAGGCCGGGAGCGCCGCCGCGCTCCGGCTGGACCTCGACACGGGGCAAAGCCTCGAGGTCGACATCGTGGCCGCCGGCAAGGGCGTCATCCCCGAGACCGGCTGGCTTTCCGGCAGCGGCCTGGAATGCGATTACGGGGTCGTGGCCGACCAGTTCCTGCGCACTGAGGACGAACGCGTGTATGTCGCCGGGGACTTGGCCCAGGCCCCGGACCTAATCCACGGGGACAGGCGCGTCAATGCCATCTGGCCCGTGGCCGTGGAGCAAGGCCGGGTGGCCGCCCTGAACATGGCCGGCATCAAGGCGACCTACGGCGGCAGCATGGCCATGAACGCCATCCCCGTTTTCGGCTCGAAAATGATTTCCGTGGGTGTGGTCAACCCGTCCCTGACAAAGGGGTGCGACGAGATCACGACCCAGGGGGCGGGGAGCGGCTACCTCAAGCTGGTGTTTCGCGAGGAGCGCCTCATCGGCGCGGTGGGCCTCGACGCGCCGCCCCGGTTGGGCGAACTGGCCTTCGCCATCCGGCGGCGGCTGCGGCGACGCGACATCCCGTCCTGGTGGCTCGACAACCCGAAACAGGCGGCGCCCCTGGCCGCCCCCGGCGGTTTCCTGGCCCGAAACGCACGGCTGACCTGA
- a CDS encoding 4Fe-4S dicluster domain-containing protein, protein MIQKTVIVRPERCVGCMQCMIRCAEAHSQSKALASAIREPILAKPRIHLGVGPEGRPFPSKCRHCEPAPCQDACMPWAIRDDISPGLKIVDPTRCIGCGMCAMSCPYYVIRFYRDAAAPERPGVAVKCDGCHERVAAGGIPACVTACKTGALAFEEVNLYLKEGTNRLANAVYGVRI, encoded by the coding sequence ATGATTCAAAAAACCGTTATCGTCCGGCCCGAACGGTGCGTGGGCTGCATGCAGTGCATGATCCGCTGCGCCGAGGCCCATTCGCAGTCAAAAGCCCTGGCCTCGGCCATCCGCGAGCCGATCCTGGCCAAGCCGCGCATCCACCTCGGCGTGGGGCCCGAGGGAAGGCCCTTTCCCAGCAAGTGCCGCCACTGCGAACCCGCGCCGTGCCAGGATGCCTGCATGCCCTGGGCCATCCGCGACGACATCTCCCCGGGGCTCAAGATCGTCGACCCGACCCGCTGTATCGGCTGCGGCATGTGCGCCATGTCCTGCCCCTACTATGTCATCCGCTTCTACCGGGACGCGGCCGCGCCGGAACGCCCGGGCGTGGCCGTCAAGTGCGACGGCTGCCATGAGCGCGTGGCCGCCGGCGGGATTCCGGCCTGCGTGACGGCCTGCAAGACCGGGGCGTTGGCGTTTGAAGAGGTCAATCTCTACCTCAAGGAAGGCACGAACAGGTTGGCCAACGCCGTCTATGGCGTGCGGATCTGA
- a CDS encoding acyl carrier protein codes for MPISLNVLRELLVEAGVAPDVAEAIRPDVPLLRQGVDSLEFPAFCLVVENRFSLSIDERDSLSLRTLDDFAAYLHAAQGEATSTGAPPGRISQDWREVEGGRSYEVGPLRPGDGQGVAQLFYMIYGDRYPVEDYYIPERIEALNAQGRLLTVVARLETGTVAGQGAYYQSSPPNKALFEFGQVMVDPAYRHTAMAARILREMDRLSRAMAQADGFFGEAVCTHLTTQKFVDTQGYVECGLEVSLMPAGTYEKEGAGCQRVSCLLGARIDRDRPMALYLPECYRRELAFILEGFSLDRDLRFGGPGRPAAPETVFERRRFDFARVERVQASRIGADFPGRAAALDQEAAARGLAVVQVFVNAGDPGTAYAVAALRERGFFLGGLVPLWFGTDGLFMQKLYVAPEFDAINLYSPRAKTLLKFVRADYDRV; via the coding sequence ATGCCTATTTCTCTCAACGTCTTGCGCGAGTTGCTCGTGGAAGCAGGCGTGGCCCCTGACGTGGCCGAGGCCATCCGGCCGGACGTGCCGCTGCTGCGCCAGGGCGTCGATTCTCTGGAGTTCCCGGCGTTTTGCCTGGTCGTAGAGAATCGGTTCAGCCTGTCCATTGACGAGCGCGACTCCCTGTCCCTGCGCACGCTGGACGATTTCGCCGCATATCTTCACGCGGCCCAGGGCGAGGCGACGTCAACCGGCGCCCCCCCCGGCCGGATATCGCAAGACTGGCGGGAAGTGGAAGGCGGTCGCTCTTATGAGGTGGGGCCCCTGCGTCCCGGCGACGGGCAGGGCGTGGCCCAGTTGTTCTACATGATCTACGGGGACCGCTACCCGGTGGAGGACTACTACATCCCGGAGCGCATCGAGGCGCTCAACGCCCAGGGCCGGCTGCTGACCGTGGTGGCTCGGCTGGAAACGGGCACCGTGGCCGGCCAGGGAGCCTATTACCAGAGTTCCCCGCCCAACAAGGCCCTGTTCGAGTTTGGCCAGGTGATGGTGGACCCCGCCTACCGCCACACCGCCATGGCCGCCAGGATCCTCCGGGAAATGGACCGCCTCTCCCGGGCCATGGCCCAGGCCGACGGGTTTTTCGGCGAGGCCGTGTGCACCCATCTGACCACCCAGAAGTTCGTGGACACGCAAGGCTACGTGGAGTGCGGCCTGGAAGTGTCCCTCATGCCCGCCGGCACCTACGAGAAGGAAGGGGCGGGGTGCCAGCGGGTGAGCTGTCTGCTTGGCGCCCGCATCGACCGCGACCGGCCCATGGCGCTCTATCTGCCCGAATGCTACCGGCGGGAACTCGCGTTCATCCTGGAGGGCTTTTCCCTGGATCGGGACCTCCGGTTCGGCGGGCCCGGCCGGCCGGCCGCGCCGGAAACCGTGTTCGAGCGCCGCCGCTTCGATTTCGCCCGGGTCGAGCGGGTGCAGGCTTCCCGCATCGGGGCCGATTTCCCCGGGCGGGCGGCCGCGCTGGACCAGGAGGCGGCGGCGCGGGGGCTGGCCGTGGTCCAGGTCTTCGTCAACGCCGGCGATCCGGGAACGGCATACGCCGTTGCGGCCTTGCGCGAACGCGGCTTCTTCCTGGGCGGGCTCGTTCCCCTCTGGTTCGGCACGGACGGGCTGTTCATGCAAAAGCTCTACGTCGCGCCCGAGTTCGACGCCATCAACCTGTATTCGCCCAGGGCCAAGACCCTCCTGAAGTTCGTGCGCGCCGATTATGACCGGGTTTAG
- the cooS gene encoding anaerobic carbon-monoxide dehydrogenase catalytic subunit, translating into MAKQDLSAYSICEDAQAMIAKAGKDGVETVWDRLKAQQPQCGFCELGLSCRNCVMGPCRIDPFGDGPQRGICGADADVIVARNFGRMVAAGAASHSDHGRDLVETLLAIGEGTTTDYAIRDEAKLRRIAEEVGLDVAGKDTKAVALALAEQFYGDFGSRRGSVSFIDRVPAKRRELWEKLDITPRGIDRDVVEMMHRTHMGVDNDAVNICLHAARLSLADGWAGSMIATELSDVIFGTPTPRPSKVNLGVLKEDHVNILVHGHSPIVSEMILAAVRDPALVAKAKAAGAAGINLAGLCCTGNELLMRQGIPMAGNHLMTELALVTGAVEVIVVDYQCIMPSLVTVAGCYHSRIVSTSPKAKFTGATHIAFDVHNAKQKALEVVELAIERYKERDQSRVDIPVEPVDIVSGFSNEAVLAALGGTAAPLIEAIKAGKIRGAVGIVGCNNPKVKHDYQNVNLIRECIKRDLLVLVTGCVTVSAGKQGLLVPGAADMAGPGLSEVCKALGIPPVLHVGSCVDNSRIMQLCGMLATALGVDIADLPVAAAAPEWYSEKAATIGLYAVASGIFTVLGVEPPILGSKLVTDLAVSGLEGVVGASFAVEGDPVKAADLIDARIRTKRQALGLKP; encoded by the coding sequence ATGGCTAAGCAAGATTTGAGCGCCTATTCCATCTGCGAGGATGCCCAGGCGATGATCGCCAAGGCCGGGAAAGACGGCGTCGAAACGGTCTGGGACCGGCTCAAGGCCCAACAACCCCAATGCGGGTTCTGCGAACTGGGCCTGTCCTGCCGCAACTGCGTCATGGGCCCCTGCCGCATCGATCCCTTCGGGGACGGACCCCAACGCGGCATCTGCGGCGCTGACGCGGACGTCATCGTGGCCCGCAATTTCGGCCGCATGGTGGCCGCCGGCGCGGCCTCCCATTCCGACCACGGCCGCGACCTCGTGGAAACGCTCCTGGCGATCGGCGAAGGTACGACCACGGATTACGCCATCCGGGACGAAGCCAAACTGCGCCGCATCGCCGAGGAAGTCGGTCTGGACGTGGCCGGCAAGGATACCAAGGCCGTGGCCCTGGCCCTGGCCGAGCAGTTCTACGGGGACTTCGGCAGCCGGCGGGGCTCCGTGTCCTTTATCGACAGGGTTCCGGCCAAGCGGCGGGAATTGTGGGAAAAGCTGGACATCACCCCGCGTGGCATCGACCGGGACGTGGTGGAGATGATGCACCGCACGCACATGGGCGTGGACAACGATGCGGTCAATATCTGCCTGCACGCGGCGCGGCTGTCCCTGGCCGACGGCTGGGCCGGGTCCATGATCGCAACCGAACTCTCCGACGTGATCTTCGGCACGCCGACGCCGCGTCCATCCAAGGTCAACCTCGGCGTGCTCAAGGAAGACCACGTCAACATCCTCGTCCACGGGCACAGCCCCATCGTCTCGGAAATGATCCTGGCCGCCGTGCGCGATCCGGCACTCGTGGCCAAGGCCAAGGCCGCCGGCGCGGCCGGCATCAACCTGGCCGGGCTTTGCTGCACGGGCAACGAGCTGCTCATGCGCCAGGGCATTCCCATGGCCGGCAACCACCTCATGACCGAACTGGCCCTGGTCACCGGGGCGGTGGAAGTCATCGTGGTGGACTACCAGTGCATCATGCCGAGCCTTGTCACCGTGGCCGGCTGCTACCACAGCCGCATCGTCAGCACCTCGCCCAAGGCCAAATTCACCGGCGCGACGCACATCGCCTTCGACGTGCACAACGCCAAGCAAAAAGCCCTCGAAGTGGTGGAGCTGGCCATCGAACGCTACAAGGAGCGCGACCAAAGCCGGGTGGACATCCCCGTCGAACCGGTGGACATTGTGTCCGGCTTTTCCAACGAAGCGGTGCTTGCGGCTCTTGGCGGCACGGCCGCTCCGTTGATCGAGGCGATCAAGGCCGGCAAGATACGCGGCGCGGTGGGCATTGTCGGTTGCAACAATCCCAAGGTGAAGCACGACTACCAGAACGTCAATCTGATCCGCGAGTGCATCAAGCGCGACCTGCTCGTCCTGGTCACGGGCTGCGTGACGGTCTCCGCCGGCAAGCAGGGGCTGCTGGTGCCCGGGGCCGCCGACATGGCCGGCCCGGGCCTGTCCGAGGTCTGCAAGGCCCTTGGCATCCCGCCGGTGCTGCACGTCGGCAGTTGCGTGGACAACTCCCGGATCATGCAGCTGTGCGGCATGCTGGCCACGGCCCTTGGCGTGGATATCGCCGACCTGCCCGTGGCCGCCGCAGCTCCGGAATGGTACTCCGAAAAAGCCGCCACCATCGGCCTCTATGCCGTGGCCAGCGGCATCTTCACGGTGCTCGGCGTGGAGCCGCCCATCCTCGGCAGCAAGCTCGTGACGGACCTGGCCGTATCCGGTCTGGAAGGCGTCGTCGGCGCGAGCTTTGCCGTGGAAGGCGACCCGGTCAAGGCCGCCGACCTGATCGACGCCCGCATCCGGACCAAGCGCCAGGCCTTGGGACTGAAGCCCTAG
- a CDS encoding ArsA-related P-loop ATPase, producing the protein MKLAVAGKGGVGKTTLTAWLGDYLARQGRSPWLVDADTALSLGSALGLPAEALPTPLMKDEALIRERVGKGFINLNPDVSDLPDRLRVRLGDINLLVMGSVAGAGGGCACEANALLKSLLAHLLLDRDQCLLVDLEAGVEHLGRGTVAAVDGLIVTAEPSWRSLSVAGQVATMAAELGLTRQVLVLNRAQSPITLPALAGLPPLAAIIPPLSSLADRQLTSPSVLHLPQQDVVDRICRDILSALETRLAPEAEEGVQPPSPR; encoded by the coding sequence ATGAAACTCGCTGTGGCGGGGAAAGGTGGAGTGGGCAAGACCACGCTCACGGCGTGGCTCGGGGATTATCTCGCCCGGCAAGGCCGCAGTCCCTGGCTGGTGGACGCCGATACCGCCCTGTCCCTGGGCTCCGCCCTGGGGCTTCCCGCAGAGGCGTTGCCCACTCCCCTCATGAAGGACGAGGCGCTCATCCGCGAGCGCGTCGGCAAAGGCTTCATCAATTTAAATCCCGACGTTTCCGATCTCCCCGACAGGCTGCGGGTACGGCTTGGCGACATCAACCTGCTGGTCATGGGCTCGGTGGCCGGCGCTGGCGGCGGTTGCGCCTGCGAGGCCAACGCCCTGCTCAAGTCGCTGCTGGCCCATCTGCTGCTCGATCGCGACCAATGCCTGCTCGTGGACCTGGAGGCCGGAGTGGAACATCTGGGGCGCGGCACGGTGGCGGCGGTGGACGGTCTGATCGTGACCGCCGAGCCGAGTTGGCGCAGCCTGTCCGTGGCGGGTCAAGTGGCGACCATGGCCGCCGAACTGGGGCTGACGCGTCAGGTCCTGGTCCTCAACCGGGCGCAGTCCCCCATCACCCTGCCCGCGCTCGCAGGGTTGCCGCCCTTGGCGGCGATCATCCCGCCGCTTTCCAGTCTGGCTGATCGCCAGTTGACCTCGCCGTCCGTGCTGCACCTGCCCCAACAGGACGTCGTCGATCGGATCTGCCGGGATATCCTGTCCGCCCTGGAAACGCGCCTCGCTCCCGAAGCGGAGGAGGGCGTCCAACCCCCATCGCCGAGGTGA
- a CDS encoding site-specific integrase, whose product MPAKERFRTDYVGVFYIVGTAVTSDRPERIYYIHYRRDGKLVEEKAGRQFQDAMTPAKASRIRAERIEGKALSNQARRDEAKAAKEAEEGRWTIAKLWEAYKAGKPGLKGLVTDENRYKNFIRPTFGGKAPAEIIALDVDRLRIKLLKTHRPGTVKNVLELLRRIINYGCKKNLCPGPGFVVELPRAQSLKTEDLTPEELAELLHAIDEDDHPFAGPIMRLALFSGLRKSEMLKLQWSHIDFRNGVIHLPDAKSGQDEKIPLSDTARELLESLPRDSDFVFPGRAGGQRVYIQRYVNRIRDKAGLPRNFRALHGLRHVYASMLASSGKVDMYTLQKLLTHKSPSMTQRYAHLRDDAMKRAADVAGEIVNGLAADIAKVPTQKVVPMAKGQR is encoded by the coding sequence ATGCCAGCAAAGGAACGCTTTCGGACGGATTATGTCGGGGTGTTCTACATCGTAGGGACCGCCGTTACCTCGGACAGACCCGAGCGGATTTATTACATCCACTATCGCCGCGACGGAAAGCTCGTCGAGGAAAAAGCCGGCCGCCAGTTCCAAGACGCCATGACCCCGGCCAAAGCCTCTCGCATCCGGGCGGAACGGATCGAAGGCAAGGCGTTGTCCAATCAGGCTCGCCGGGATGAAGCCAAGGCCGCCAAGGAGGCCGAGGAAGGACGCTGGACCATCGCCAAGTTGTGGGAGGCGTACAAAGCCGGGAAGCCGGGCCTCAAAGGCCTCGTGACCGACGAGAACCGCTACAAGAATTTCATACGCCCCACCTTTGGCGGCAAGGCTCCTGCTGAAATCATCGCCTTGGACGTGGACCGGTTGCGGATCAAGCTGCTCAAGACCCATCGCCCCGGCACAGTCAAGAATGTCCTGGAACTACTGCGACGAATCATCAATTACGGCTGCAAAAAGAACCTGTGCCCCGGGCCGGGATTCGTGGTGGAACTTCCCCGGGCGCAAAGCCTCAAGACGGAAGACCTCACCCCGGAGGAGTTGGCCGAATTGCTCCATGCCATTGACGAGGACGATCACCCTTTTGCCGGGCCTATCATGCGCTTGGCCCTCTTCTCGGGCCTGCGGAAATCGGAAATGCTCAAATTGCAGTGGAGTCATATCGACTTCCGAAACGGTGTGATTCACCTCCCCGACGCCAAGAGCGGACAGGATGAGAAAATTCCCCTCAGTGACACGGCAAGGGAATTGCTCGAATCCCTGCCGAGGGACAGCGATTTTGTCTTTCCAGGTCGGGCCGGCGGTCAGCGTGTCTACATCCAGCGGTACGTTAACCGCATCCGGGACAAGGCCGGCCTGCCCCGGAATTTTCGGGCGCTGCACGGCCTGCGGCACGTTTACGCGTCCATGCTGGCCTCAAGCGGCAAGGTGGACATGTACACCCTGCAAAAGCTTTTGACCCACAAAAGCCCATCGATGACCCAGCGATACGCGCACCTTCGGGATGACGCCATGAAGCGGG
- a CDS encoding AMP-binding protein: MHDGKNAALDILDAGAAFGAERPAYLFGDASLSYGDLRKRSLQFASFLASRSIRPGDRVLLVLPDTPAFAIAFLGSMLAGACPVALNTSLGTEDYAFLRSDAGAGLVVTVAGHAALGAVAEGAQGVCCDGWGPSDTESFPADFAPRPAEDALPGFMLYSSGSTGRPKGVPHRQQDLLVPAATWGTVLGLSCQDVVFSSSKCFFAYGLLASLALPLAVGASVVLFPGKPGPGDVFDILARYGPTAFFGVPTLYNMLIRIFEPDMRRHVPELCFSAGEALPAVLHKAWLGLTGREILDGIGSTEAFNVFIANGKGASRAGFAGRPVPGFEARLVDDHGDEVPPGTEGNLLIRGQGLCRGYWNRPDKTRDTMLEGGWLRTGDVCVARDGWFAHRGRSDDMLKSGGQWVSPVMVEEALLRHPAVAECAVATRRVGGLDVVCAYVVPAPGAGSEEPLALVWRKFLRACLPEHMCPALFVCVSELPKTTTGKVQRFKLRQE; encoded by the coding sequence ATGCACGACGGAAAGAACGCCGCCCTGGATATTCTGGATGCGGGGGCGGCTTTCGGAGCCGAAAGGCCGGCCTATCTTTTCGGCGACGCATCGCTGTCCTACGGCGACCTGCGAAAGCGATCGCTGCAATTCGCTTCCTTCCTCGCCTCTCGTTCCATACGGCCGGGCGACCGCGTGCTGTTGGTTCTGCCGGATACACCCGCCTTCGCCATAGCCTTTCTCGGGAGCATGCTCGCGGGAGCCTGTCCCGTGGCGCTCAACACGAGCCTTGGCACGGAGGACTACGCCTTTCTGCGCTCCGACGCGGGGGCGGGGCTTGTCGTGACCGTCGCCGGCCACGCCGCGCTCGGCGCGGTCGCGGAAGGTGCCCAGGGCGTGTGCTGCGACGGCTGGGGACCGTCGGATACCGAGAGCTTCCCCGCCGACTTCGCCCCTCGTCCCGCCGAGGACGCGCTGCCGGGATTCATGCTCTACAGTTCGGGCTCGACCGGCCGCCCCAAGGGCGTGCCCCACCGCCAGCAGGATCTGCTGGTGCCGGCCGCCACCTGGGGAACGGTGCTCGGGCTCTCTTGCCAGGATGTCGTCTTTTCCTCCAGCAAGTGCTTTTTCGCCTACGGCTTGCTGGCCAGCCTGGCCTTGCCCCTGGCCGTTGGGGCCTCGGTCGTGCTTTTCCCGGGCAAGCCCGGCCCCGGCGACGTGTTCGACATCCTGGCCAGGTACGGCCCCACGGCCTTTTTCGGCGTGCCCACGCTGTACAACATGCTGATCCGGATTTTCGAACCCGACATGCGGCGGCACGTGCCGGAACTGTGTTTCAGCGCGGGCGAGGCCCTGCCCGCCGTCCTGCACAAGGCCTGGCTGGGGCTGACCGGCCGGGAGATCCTCGACGGCATCGGCTCGACCGAAGCCTTCAACGTCTTCATCGCCAACGGCAAGGGCGCGTCCCGGGCCGGCTTCGCCGGCCGGCCGGTCCCGGGGTTCGAGGCGCGGCTCGTGGACGACCACGGGGATGAGGTCCCGCCCGGGACCGAGGGCAACCTGCTCATCCGTGGCCAGGGCTTGTGCCGGGGCTACTGGAACCGCCCGGACAAGACCCGGGACACCATGCTGGAAGGCGGCTGGCTGCGCACGGGCGACGTGTGCGTCGCGCGGGACGGTTGGTTCGCCCACAGGGGCAGAAGCGACGACATGCTCAAATCCGGCGGGCAGTGGGTGTCGCCGGTGATGGTGGAGGAGGCGCTGCTGCGCCACCCGGCCGTGGCCGAATGCGCGGTGGCGACGCGGCGGGTCGGCGGCCTGGACGTCGTGTGCGCCTATGTCGTGCCAGCGCCGGGCGCGGGTTCGGAAGAGCCTCTTGCCCTCGTGTGGCGGAAGTTTCTGCGAGCCTGCTTGCCCGAGCATATGTGCCCGGCGCTGTTCGTGTGTGTATCGGAGTTGCCCAAGACCACCACGGGTAAGGTGCAGCGGTTCAAACTCCGCCAAGAATAA